TACAATGGAGGCAATATGAAAAATAAAGCAGAACCTGGTGATACCGCGGGACTGACCAACAATGAAATCGCACAAAAACTATTGGAGCTTTATACGATTTTGATTGTCGCTGACTACCCGGAAGACCACGCAGCGCGCTACCCGCGTTTAGCGTATACAATTTCTCGTATGGAGGCATCTGTGGTGGAACTGGTCGCTCAAGGACAGTTGAAAGAGGAGATTCCAGGTGTTGGAGATATAGTCGCTACAATCATCACTGAATATGTTGAAACCGGAACGTGCTCGAAATTGCAGGAGTACGCAAGTGATGTGCCGCAGACAATTGTTGAACTTATATCTATCCCCGGACTGGGGCCTAAAACAATTAAACTTCTGTATCAGGAGATAGGCGTTGACAGTCTCTTATCACTCCGAACAGCAATTGATGAAGGTAAGTTGAAAGGGATCAAAGGCATCGGTAAGAAAACGATAGAGAATTTTGAGGCGTACCTTAATGAAAATTTGTGATAATCAAACAGACGTTTCTATTCTGCACACGAGGTGAAGTGATGGCAAGTTCACGAGATACGGGTGAAATGGTTGATGGCAAAAAGCATGGGTATTGGATTACCTATTACGCGAACGGATTCAAGCGGAGCGAAGGAAATTATATTCACGGGAAAAAAGATGGTCCTTGGATCCAGTACCACAAAAACGGCAACAAGGCGAGCGAAGCCTCCTTCCGAGACGGCAAGAATGAAGGCGACTATATCTGCTATTATGAGAACGGAAACCGCAAATGGGGCGGTCCCTACCGGAAACATGATGGCGGCTCCGCTGATGGTAGAAAAGAAGGGGTTTGGCTCTGTTATGAAGAAGATGGCGAAACAGTATGGCGCATCATTACCTACAAGAAGGGTGGTAGCCGTGCGAAACCGGATGAATACCCGCTTGGTGCTTGCGATGTTTGTGGCGAGGGCAAGCGTTCAACGTGGGGCGATACCTGTCCACAATGCGGCGCGGATATTTCTGACGAATCCTAAAAAATTCTGAAGTTTTTTATCTGAATCGGGTTTCAATTAGTAAATAAACGAGCTTACAAAAAGTCGAGAGGAAAACAATTGAAAACTGACTCAGAGTTTTGGTGCGCTTTGGTGTTGTTGACAGCGTTTTTTGTCTTACAACTCCCAAGCATAGTAAAGGCTGAAACAGAAACAGAATCCGCTCATAGAGTTGCGACTGCTGTCCGCATTAAAGGCACACCCCCCCAATTGGATGGCGTTTTGGATGACGCTATCTGGAAAACTGCACCCCTCCACGAGGGCTTCCGTCAACGCGAGCCGGATGAGGGGGAACCCGCTTCCCAACGCACTACCTTCCAAGTTGCTTATGATGACGAGGCAGTCTATTTTGCTGTCATGTGCTACGACAGCGAACCCGATAAAATAGTCTCGCGCCTCGTTAGACGGGACGAGTATGTTGAATCCGATAAAGTTCAGATTATCCTTGATCCGCATTACAATCGGCAGCGCGGTTTTTCCTTTACTGTTTATCCGTCTGGTTCTGTCATAGATGGTATTGTCGGAGGCGGTGGTCCAAACGGTTGGAACAATGCATGGGACGGCGTGTGGGAGGCGAAAACCCAAGTCCACAAAAATGGGTGGGCAGTCGAATGTAGAATCCCATTTTACATGTTCCGTTTCTCTCGAAAAGATAAATACACGTGGGGACTACAGGTAGAACGTGAGATTAGCCGTAGAAAAGAGCGTGCACACTGGCGTTTGATTAAGAAGGGTGAACCGGGCTGGGTTTCACGGTTCGGTGACCTGACGGGTATTGAGAATATCCATCCCTCTCGCCATCTGGAATTGATACCATACACTATGGGTAGGACAACTCTAAACAGCGATACTGATTTGTGGGGCAATGTTGGCGGTGATGTCCAATACGGTATTACTTCTGGTGTCACGCTCAATGCAACAGTCAACCCTGATTTTGGACAAGTAGAGGCGGACCCTGCCACTTTAAATCTCTCTGCCTATGAGGAGTTTTTTGAGGAGCGTAGACCCTTTTTTGTCAAAGGAGCCTCAATCTTCAACTTTGGAAATTGGGGAAATCAATTCTTTTACTCTCGTCGGATCGGGCGACAACCTGGACATTTTGAGATCCCAATGGGCACCACTGAACTCAGCCGACCAGAAGCAACAACAATTCTGGGGGCTGCCAAAGTCGTCGGGAGAACCAACAGCAACACTTCCTTCGGTATCATGGAAGCTGTTACCGCGCGGGAGTATGCGCAGATTAAGCAAAAAGGCAAGAACCGAGATTACCTGATTGAACCGTTGACGAACTACTTTGTAGGTCGAGTGACACAAGATATCTTAGAAGGGAATTCTCGCGTCGGACTGATAACGACAGCGGTCAATCGACAGACTTCCAACGCCGCGTATGTCGGTGGGCTTGACTGGGACTTGAAACTGGCGAAAGAGCGGTACCAAATAAGTGGGCGGCTCGCGGCGAGCCAAGCAGGAGAATTGGAAGCGCGCAAGTCCGGTTATCTGGCAAATATTGAATTTGAAAAACAGGGTGGGTGGTGGCGGCTTGATACCAGTTTTAGTATTCTTTCCCCAGACTTTGAAATAAATGACATAGGTTATACGCAACGCGGCGATATGATGCGGTGGTTCTATGACCTCATGTTCAAGAAAGAACAACCCTTCAGTATTTTCCGAGAAGTGACTTTAGGCTTCTACGGTTGGCGAGAATGGAATTATGATGGCGTTAGCATTGGTCGCTACTCCGAGATATGGACAGATGGTAAACTGAAAAACTATTGGGAGTATGACCTGTGGGTTGGTCGGAATTTGGAGTCATTTAACGACGAAGATGTCTGGCGTGGCGGGACACTGATTAAGAATCCCGCAGGTTGGTGGATTTTTACACGG
The nucleotide sequence above comes from Candidatus Poribacteria bacterium. Encoded proteins:
- a CDS encoding DUF5916 domain-containing protein, giving the protein MKTDSEFWCALVLLTAFFVLQLPSIVKAETETESAHRVATAVRIKGTPPQLDGVLDDAIWKTAPLHEGFRQREPDEGEPASQRTTFQVAYDDEAVYFAVMCYDSEPDKIVSRLVRRDEYVESDKVQIILDPHYNRQRGFSFTVYPSGSVIDGIVGGGGPNGWNNAWDGVWEAKTQVHKNGWAVECRIPFYMFRFSRKDKYTWGLQVEREISRRKERAHWRLIKKGEPGWVSRFGDLTGIENIHPSRHLELIPYTMGRTTLNSDTDLWGNVGGDVQYGITSGVTLNATVNPDFGQVEADPATLNLSAYEEFFEERRPFFVKGASIFNFGNWGNQFFYSRRIGRQPGHFEIPMGTTELSRPEATTILGAAKVVGRTNSNTSFGIMEAVTAREYAQIKQKGKNRDYLIEPLTNYFVGRVTQDILEGNSRVGLITTAVNRQTSNAAYVGGLDWDLKLAKERYQISGRLAASQAGELEARKSGYLANIEFEKQGGWWRLDTSFSILSPDFEINDIGYTQRGDMMRWFYDLMFKKEQPFSIFREVTLGFYGWREWNYDGVSIGRYSEIWTDGKLKNYWEYDLWVGRNLESFNDEDVWRGGTLIKNPAGWWIFTRLRTDGRKMVQLELNPIFAWDDDNKTSEKEVSLRLNIRPMSNIELSIGPMYRYRVDDAQWVELVEENINGQLKKHYVYGELTSQTLDFTTRANISFTSTLSLQFYVQPFITVGDYANFKALIEPRSYQFKPYPLKRNPDFHMRSLKGNTVLRWEFRPGSTLFLVWSQSRAIALEEVGADDLEFRPFHRLRSSFTDEGKNIFLIKCRYWFGM
- a CDS encoding helix-hairpin-helix domain-containing protein yields the protein MKNKAEPGDTAGLTNNEIAQKLLELYTILIVADYPEDHAARYPRLAYTISRMEASVVELVAQGQLKEEIPGVGDIVATIITEYVETGTCSKLQEYASDVPQTIVELISIPGLGPKTIKLLYQEIGVDSLLSLRTAIDEGKLKGIKGIGKKTIENFEAYLNENL